One region of Salvia miltiorrhiza cultivar Shanhuang (shh) chromosome 3, IMPLAD_Smil_shh, whole genome shotgun sequence genomic DNA includes:
- the LOC131017229 gene encoding uncharacterized protein LOC131017229, with protein sequence MWITVLGSRVYGTGNRKTYHFYGPIWALQIWSYEAIPRLGRACGMRDTRLQMPRLVNWTTWKSASDFTHFFDAHEAECHRTLEPVEEENDSWYLQTLRHPEPFSVRYHPGGKYAGLTEPVVPEPPPPVRPPPVQRSISRAERTREKQPVPVPRSSSRAERAREKQPVPVHVERHRQTYEEPGGSPSKRRRSEEFDDREPQADRDEDYWRRRDEDLIARITQEQIRTVVPEMRREIRRELVDDDSEHGLVAKITKKVIAAVKDIFGRRSSSRRHRSSSSHASRHRHGSEEYDQPSPSRRRSTSHIPSPRRSEREDPPHVSHRHSVGDMDPPRGSQRRSERGEDPPRASQRRSASRHSEREASMRRSASHHGEGQTSLRRSASRHSDRPGPSAGYQRPETPAPKAGDVSDDLNFSWTSSEEEAGARERPQLVIDPDLPYGKALLKAKKRGFKAFMRSPPGTYVQVIETGWVMSQELFHRILNPRVEFDGEILDLWNLKALRRLRQNQQWIARGQTRLVAGVTRERTPIAFLDFYETLFREFRSLHPDEQDWDNIRDRHGYEEWVVPEKLIAMFHGTDSGHTWPWLEAKEIIAMCNLDKSHWCTVVISISAWEVRVYDSLIHVEGARKRRENAMKPITRLMPKLLHTVGYYAHNTVRYVAAPDRPMKVVIMPIREQFIQEDSVSCGVFACAYLDRLICGAPTREQLRTPAQIQKFRQIIAIRIWELCTDPPPIHFS encoded by the exons ATGTGGATCACCGTGTTGGGAAGCAGAGTCTATGGCACCGGTAATAGGAAGACGTACCACTTCTATGGGCCCATATGGGCATTACAGATTTGGTCGTACGAGGCCATTCCGAGGTTGGGCCGCGCGTGTGGGATGCGTGACACGAGGTTGCAGATGCCACGATTGGTGAACTGGACGACTTGGAAGTCGGCTTCTGACTTCACCCACTTTTTTGATGCTCATGag GCTGAGTGTCACCGGACACTCGAACCGGTCGAGGAGGAGAATGATTCATGGTATTTGCAGACCCTGAGGCATCCAGAGCCCTTTTCTGTACGATACCATCCCGGAGGGAAATACGCTGGCTTGACAGAGCCAGTTGTACCGGAGCCGCCTCCTCCTGTTAGGCCTCCCCCTGTGCAGAGGAGTATCTCACGAGCAGAGAGGACTCGTGAGAAGCAGCCTGTCCCTGTCCCGAGGAGTAGCTCACGGGCAGAGAGGGCTCGTGAGAAGCAGCCTGTCCCTGTCCATGTCGAGCGACATAGGCAGACGTATGAGGAGCCAGGTGGCAGCCCGTCGAAGCGGCGCAGGTCAGAGGAGTTTGATGATCGCGAGCCTCAGGCAGACCGAGATGAGGATTATTGGAGGCGACGCGATGAGGACCTGATTGCCCGTATCACACAGGAGCAGATCCGGACTGTGGTCCCAGAGATGCGGCGCGAGATACGTCGCGAGCTTGTAGACGACGACTCTGAGCATGGACTGGTCGCCAAAATTACGAAGAAGGTCATAGCCGCTGTGAAGGACATCTTTGGGAGACGTTCTTCTTCGAGGAGGCATAGATCATCATCCAGCCATGCCAGTCGTCATAGACATGGGAGTGAGGAGTACGACCAGCCGAGCCCCAGTCGCAGACGGTCTACATCTCACATTCCTAGTCCTAGGCGATCAGAGCGTGAGGATCCACCTCATGTTAGCCATAGGCACTCAGTTGGAGACATGGATCCGCCTCGTGGCAGTCAGAGACGCTCAGAGCGTGGAGAGGATCCACCCCGTGCGAGTCAGCGGCGATCTGCCTCACGTCACAGTGAGAGGGAGGCATCTATGAGGCGATCAGCCTCACATCATGGTGAGGGGCAGACATCTTTGAGGCGATCCGCCTCACGTCACAGTGATCGCCCAGGGCCATCGGCTGGGTACCAACGTCCAGAGACCCCTGCGCCTAAGGCGGGGGATGTAAGTGATGATCTGAATTTTTCCTGGACGTCGTCAGAGGAGGAGGCGGGTGCTAGAGAGAGGCCTCAATTGGTTATTGACCCGGACTTGCCGTATGGTAAGGCCCTGCTGAAGGCGAAGAAGCGGGGCTTCAAGGCGTTTATGAGATCGCCGCCGGGTACTTATGTGCAAGTGATCGAGACGGGTTGGGTGATGTCGCAGGAGCTATTCCACAGGATTCTGAATCCTCGCGTGGAGTTCGACGGGGAG ATATTAGACCTCTGGAATCTGAAGGCTCTCCGACGGCTCCGTCAAAATCAGCAGTGGATAGCTCGGGGACAGACGAGGCTCGTTGCAGGCGTGACACGGGAGAGAACGCCGATAGCTTTTCTGGATTTTTAT GAGACCCTTTTCAGAGAGTTCAGGTCGTTGCATCCGGATGAGCAAGATTGGGACAACATTCGGGATCGACACGGATACGAGGAGTGGGTGGTGCCCGAAAAGCTGATCGCCATGTTTCATGGAACTGATTCAGGCCATACATGGCCTTGGTTGGAAGCGAAAGAG ATAATAGCTATGTGCAATCTCGATAAGAGTCATTGGTGTACTGTGGTTATATCTATCTCCGCATGGGAGGTGAGAGTGTATGACTCACTGATACATGTGGAAGGTGCACGAAAGCGTCGAGAAAATGCAATGAAGCCAATCACTCGCCTGATGCCTAAATTGCTGCACACTGTGGGTTATTATGCACACAATACCGTGAGGTATGTTGCCGCTCCAGATAGGCCTATGAAAGTCGTCATTATGCCAATCAGAGAGCAATTCATCCAAGAAGATAGTGTAAGTTGTGGTGTGTTTGCATGTGCCTATCTGGATCGTTTGATTTGTGGCGCACCAACACGTGAGCAGCTGAGGACACCCGCACAGATACAAAAGTTTCGACAAATTATAGCTATTAGGATATGGGAGTTGTGTACGGATCCTCCCCCTATTCATTTCAGTTGA
- the LOC131017231 gene encoding uncharacterized protein LOC131017231, giving the protein MISFMVVLLTTCTAAKLFSQYSCFWLDAPSYPHLKIPGLNAPIPAGAKFGYGHGEWGKPPVDEYGRPLYGDVFGFVQQEQPNYEEEPVDKTKHWGDLEEEEEEEEEEEEEEEQMAEEELEDGIQSVDSLSSTPTGVETPDVIDLRKQQRKEPDRPLYQVASLLDYVFLSTFYACWIIDSFQVQEILPEV; this is encoded by the exons ATGATAAGTTTTATGGTTGTGTTATTGACCACCTGCACAGCAGCAAAACTTTTTTCCCAATATTCTTGTTTTTGGCTTGATGCACCTTCTTATCCTCATTTAAAAATCCCTGGCCTTAATGCACCAATCCCCGCTGGAGCTAAATTTGGCTATGGGCATGGAGAATGGGGCAAACCACCTGTTGATGAA TATGGACGTCCCCTCTATGGAGATGTTTTCGGCTTTGTGCAACAAGAACAGCCCAATTATGAG GAAGAACCAGTTGATAAGACTAAGCACTGGGGTGacttggaggaggaagaggaagaggaagaagaagaagaggaggaggaggaacaGATGGCAGAAGAGGAACTTGAAGATGGCATTCAGTCTGTTGACAGCCTTTCAAG CACTCCTACTGGCGTTGAAACCCCTGATGTTATTGATCTTCGAAAGCAGCAGAGGAAGGAACCTGATAGGCCTCTCTAccaa GTAGCTTCTTTGCTTGATTATGTATTTCTTTCTACATTTTATGCCTGCTGGATTATAGATTCATTTCAGGTTCAAGAGATTCTGCCTGAAGTATAA
- the LOC131017234 gene encoding pectin acetylesterase 11-like gives MATMWMIVCATILVIVGGAMGVQPACDKVPFTPLPDAVQKGTVCIDGSPDGYYLVPGSGDGARNWLIYINGGGWCESIPACRGNFQKYYGNSRISWSNIPNSNGTLSKSEDFTGILSENEAINPDFYNWNRIYVTYCDQASFLGDTVVDDGQGPIVQFRGSRNFDALVDELLAKGIGAGENVILSGRSAGGLATILHCDGF, from the exons ATGGCGACGATGTGGATGATTGTGTGTGCGACAATTTTGGTGATCGTCGGAGGCGCCATGGGGGTGCAGCCGGCATGCGACAAGGTCCCCTTCACCCCACTGCCCGACGCTGTTCAAAAAGGAACAG TCTGCATTGATGGCTCACCAGACGGATACTATCTGGTGCCGGGCTCAGGAGACGGAGCCCGAAATTGGCTCATATATATCAAT GGAGGCGGGTGGTGCGAAAGCATTCCCGCCTGTCGAGgcaattttcaaaaatattacgGGAATAGCAGAATAAGCTGGAGTAACATTCCAAATTCGAATGGCACTCTCAGCAAAAGCGAAGATTTCACCGGCATTCTAAGCGAAAACGAAGCCATAAATCcgg ATTTCTACAACTGGAACCGGATTTACGTGACCTACTGTGACCAGGCATCGTTCCTCGGAGACACTGTAGTTGATGATGGTCAA GGACCAATAGTTCAATTCAGAGGGTCGAGGAATTTCGATGCTCTCGTGGATGAACTTTTGGCTAAGGGAATTGGTGCCGGAGAGAAT GTTATTCTTTCCGGTAGATCGGCCGGAGGCCTAGCAACTATACTACATTGCGATGGCTTCTGA